A single bacterium DNA region contains:
- a CDS encoding type II secretion system protein: MERKLKRAGFTLIELLVVVAIIAILAGLLLPVLGKARESARRATCINNLKQLYLGFRMYAEDYDGWSPRADRWWRDDMGIVKYVGKNAWNYKSWQDARSKSPYMCPSVQGKPLPPFNVMDYYTQTVNYGSGNVTHYLAYAYNGIYVDRGTGWYEVKSFPFREKLKYPRLLLVDGKGLDISMGNNPSGPLPGGEWGHRNWAYRHPRGLTPAGGGPNQTPGVDWSWNKGQGLNALLTDGSVTYLKFGVLESGNYWPVTDEAYRLWWGVDKGTGDTSR, translated from the coding sequence ATGGAAAGGAAATTGAAAAGGGCTGGCTTTACATTGATAGAACTTCTTGTGGTTGTGGCGATAATAGCGATTCTTGCTGGTCTTTTACTTCCTGTTTTAGGAAAAGCAAGGGAATCAGCAAGAAGAGCTACCTGTATAAACAATTTAAAACAACTATATCTTGGTTTCAGGATGTATGCAGAGGACTATGATGGATGGAGTCCAAGGGCTGATAGATGGTGGAGAGATGATATGGGAATAGTTAAATATGTAGGGAAAAATGCATGGAATTATAAGAGTTGGCAGGATGCAAGGTCAAAAAGTCCATATATGTGCCCGAGTGTTCAAGGAAAACCTTTACCACCATTTAATGTTATGGATTACTATACCCAAACTGTTAATTATGGTTCAGGAAATGTAACCCATTATCTTGCTTATGCTTATAATGGTATATATGTTGACCGTGGTACTGGATGGTATGAAGTCAAATCATTTCCATTTAGAGAAAAATTAAAATATCCAAGATTACTTCTTGTAGATGGTAAAGGTCTTGATATAAGTATGGGGAATAATCCATCGGGTCCTTTGCCGGGTGGTGAGTGGGGACATAGAAACTGGGCTTACAGACATCCAAGAGGTCTTACCCCTGCAGGGGGAGGTCCTAATCAAACACCAGGGGTTGATTGGAGTTGGAATAAAGGACAAGGTTTAAACGCTCTTTTAACAGATGGAAGTGTGACATATTTAAAATTTGGAGTCCTTGAATCAGGGAATTATTGGCCTGTAACTGATGAAGCATATAGGTTATGGTGGGGAGTTGACAAAGGAACTGGGGATACCTCCAGATAA
- a CDS encoding DUF1559 domain-containing protein, with amino-acid sequence MKKNFSTPKRVAYLPCRLAKKSIFSKLHGFTLIELLVVVAIIAILAAMLLPVLDKAREQARRAVCLNNLKQIGLALHMYANDYDGWFPSNIDSMSYRNSSNSYQSGYENRWTFYRDANGNTPNPSRSLELLTGQLDRNTKQLEGPSYVKNYSLFVCPSSMGTATDTGYLVWEPGRWGSGNFHYWYNTHLTYTYAVGLTNKTSLLKNLLSIDTNVGNKNSPSDISIMSDFIGDMTIGNFPNPETGGYIIPCAPAQVWNDYYAHLKAYNPHKFEGANFLYVDGSVRWWSSIKRGSEYDIPVEAAPNSIGRGNPNRYSLRFPDWN; translated from the coding sequence ATGAAGAAAAATTTTTCTACACCCAAAAGAGTGGCATATTTGCCATGCCGTTTGGCGAAAAAGAGCATTTTCTCAAAACTACATGGTTTCACTTTGATAGAACTTCTTGTGGTTGTAGCGATAATAGCGATTCTTGCTGCGATGCTTTTACCTGTTCTTGATAAGGCAAGAGAACAAGCAAGGAGGGCTGTATGTTTAAATAATTTAAAACAGATAGGGCTTGCTCTCCACATGTATGCGAATGATTATGATGGCTGGTTTCCTTCAAATATTGATTCAATGAGTTACAGGAATAGTTCTAATTCATATCAATCTGGTTATGAAAATAGGTGGACATTTTATAGGGATGCAAATGGAAATACTCCAAATCCAAGCAGGTCATTAGAACTTTTGACAGGGCAATTAGATAGAAACACAAAACAACTTGAAGGTCCATCCTATGTGAAAAATTATTCTTTATTTGTCTGTCCTTCTTCAATGGGAACTGCAACTGATACAGGGTATCTTGTATGGGAGCCAGGACGTTGGGGTTCAGGGAACTTTCATTACTGGTATAACACACATTTAACCTACACTTACGCAGTTGGACTTACAAATAAAACTTCTCTTTTGAAGAATCTTCTTTCTATTGATACAAATGTTGGAAATAAAAATTCTCCTTCTGATATAAGTATTATGAGTGATTTTATAGGTGATATGACAATAGGAAATTTCCCTAATCCAGAGACAGGCGGTTATATAATTCCATGTGCACCTGCTCAAGTTTGGAATGACTATTATGCTCATTTAAAGGCTTATAATCCGCATAAATTTGAAGGAGCAAATTTTCTGTATGTTGATGGTAGTGTGAGATGGTGGTCTTCTATAAAAAGAGGTTCTGAATATGATATTCCGGTAGAAGCAGCACCAAATTCAATAGGTAGGGGTAATCCAAATAGGTATTCATTAAGATTTCCTGACTGGAACTAA